From the Ignavibacteriales bacterium genome, one window contains:
- a CDS encoding putative Ig domain-containing protein — translation MNKIVYSPLLMLFMVSFLYPQYPDYYIKKNTWYETLFQSREKLLLTQLQMNKTNPVELGVWYSVSPFATSPNTSFSTSFEPEKEIDLKRSYLDGKLKWSIKNDWKDGKVNYFEQVDNCVNYLFRLITTNRDTTIKVYLGSDDGIIVWLNDGKILEHNENRGAAPNQEVIDLNLKKGENKFLMKVSNNAGPTAFYFSTIEKDPKDIIWELIQKDFNSGNVVQEITWEKRDKIWDEDWLIGDYKEFAMRYANSIMNDYSLQYSKAEKILNKVKSLNDMWKVRDIYTKIRTEEYVVLTPTASSKPKINGAKIFGVRPDSPFQFTIAATGNRPIEFFADGLPSGLKLEKKTGIIIGLLKEKGEYDVTLKAKNQLGVDERKLKIIVGEKIALTPPLGWNSWNCFADAVDEQKVKAAADAMVKSGLANHGWTYINIDDFWENKPGSSNPELMGPERLTDGRIITNKKFPNMKNLGDYIHSKGLKMGIYSSPGPLTCGGCVGSYQHEEQDAFSYSEWGVDYLKYDWCSYDDIAKDESLTELKKPYEVMRSALNKVNRDIVYSLCQYGMGNVWEWGNYVGGNCWRTTGDITDTWESMSSIGFNQVGHEKYAKPGNWNDPDMLVVGMVGWGPNLHPTRLSPNEQYTHISLWCLLSSPLLIGCDMTQLDDFTLGLLTNDEVLDVNQDILGKQAARVSKVGDLEVWVKDLEDESKAVGLFNRGTKKAEVTANFSEFGLNGKCLVRDLWRQKDVGVFDSAYRSFVPSHGVTLVKIKKI, via the coding sequence ATGAACAAGATAGTTTATTCCCCATTATTAATGCTTTTCATGGTTTCGTTTTTATATCCACAGTATCCCGATTATTACATTAAAAAAAATACATGGTATGAAACATTATTTCAATCAAGAGAAAAACTGCTGCTTACACAATTGCAGATGAATAAAACTAATCCGGTGGAGCTTGGAGTATGGTATAGTGTAAGTCCATTTGCAACATCACCCAATACTTCTTTTTCAACATCATTTGAACCGGAAAAAGAAATTGATTTAAAGAGATCATACTTAGATGGTAAACTGAAATGGAGTATAAAGAATGATTGGAAGGATGGAAAGGTAAATTATTTTGAACAGGTGGATAATTGTGTAAACTATCTTTTCCGTTTAATTACTACTAACAGAGATACTACAATTAAAGTTTACCTTGGTAGCGACGATGGAATTATTGTTTGGCTAAATGATGGAAAAATTTTGGAACATAATGAAAACCGCGGTGCGGCTCCAAATCAGGAAGTGATCGATCTTAATTTAAAAAAAGGGGAGAATAAATTTTTAATGAAGGTTAGCAATAATGCTGGACCAACAGCCTTTTATTTCTCAACTATCGAAAAAGATCCAAAGGATATAATTTGGGAGTTAATACAAAAAGATTTTAATTCAGGTAATGTTGTTCAGGAAATCACGTGGGAAAAAAGGGATAAGATTTGGGATGAAGATTGGCTCATAGGTGATTACAAGGAATTTGCAATGCGTTACGCAAATTCAATTATGAATGATTATTCTTTGCAATATAGTAAGGCAGAAAAAATATTAAACAAAGTAAAAAGTTTGAATGATATGTGGAAAGTGAGAGATATTTATACGAAAATCCGTACAGAAGAATATGTTGTACTTACACCAACAGCTTCTTCCAAACCCAAAATAAATGGAGCGAAAATATTCGGTGTTCGCCCTGATTCACCATTTCAATTTACAATTGCAGCAACCGGAAATAGACCAATAGAATTTTTTGCTGATGGTTTACCTTCCGGTTTAAAGTTAGAAAAAAAAACCGGCATTATAATCGGTTTGCTTAAAGAGAAAGGAGAATATGATGTTACACTAAAAGCAAAGAACCAGCTTGGTGTAGATGAAAGGAAATTAAAAATTATTGTTGGAGAAAAAATTGCATTAACGCCGCCGCTTGGATGGAATAGCTGGAATTGCTTTGCGGATGCTGTCGATGAGCAAAAAGTAAAAGCTGCTGCAGATGCGATGGTTAAAAGTGGATTGGCAAATCATGGCTGGACTTATATAAATATTGATGACTTCTGGGAGAATAAACCAGGTTCAAGTAACCCCGAACTTATGGGACCGGAAAGATTAACCGATGGCAGGATCATCACAAACAAAAAATTTCCGAATATGAAAAATCTTGGGGATTATATTCACAGCAAAGGTTTAAAGATGGGAATTTATTCTTCTCCCGGTCCTTTAACCTGCGGTGGTTGTGTCGGAAGTTATCAGCACGAAGAGCAAGATGCTTTTAGCTATTCAGAGTGGGGCGTTGATTACCTGAAGTATGACTGGTGTTCTTACGATGATATTGCAAAAGATGAAAGTCTAACCGAGTTGAAGAAACCTTATGAAGTGATGCGCTCAGCGTTAAATAAAGTAAACCGGGATATTGTTTACAGTCTCTGTCAGTACGGAATGGGAAATGTGTGGGAATGGGGTAATTATGTTGGAGGCAACTGCTGGCGAACTACAGGCGATATAACAGATACATGGGAAAGTATGTCATCAATTGGATTTAATCAGGTTGGGCACGAAAAATATGCAAAGCCTGGCAATTGGAACGATCCGGATATGCTTGTGGTTGGAATGGTTGGCTGGGGACCAAATCTTCATCCAACCAGGTTAAGTCCAAACGAACAATACACGCACATCAGTTTGTGGTGCTTGCTATCTTCTCCGCTCCTGATAGGCTGCGATATGACTCAGCTTGATGATTTTACTCTCGGATTATTAACCAATGATGAAGTGCTTGATGTAAATCAGGATATACTTGGAAAGCAGGCAGCAAGAGTGTCTAAAGTTGGCGATTTAGAAGTGTGGGTAAAAGATTTGGAAGACGAATCGAAAGCTGTTGGATTATTTAATCGAGGAACAAAGAAAGCGGAAGTAACTGCAAACTTTTCTGAGTTTGGATTAAATGGCAAGTGTTTAGTAAGAGATTTATGGCGGCAGAAAGATGTTGGAGTATTTGATAGTGCATACAGAAGTTTCGTTCCGAGTCACGGAGTTACTTTAGTAAAGATAAAGAAGATTTGA
- a CDS encoding twitching motility protein PilT → MIHKAYFRFYEELNDFLPAEKRKIKFTHEFIDQTSIKDMIESLGVPHTQIDLILVNSCSVDFEYLVQDKDDISVYPVFESIDISGIQHLRNKPLREPKFILDVHLGKLARHLRMLGIDASYRNNFLKEELVNSSLEEKRTILTKDRNILKRNEITHGYWIRNDNPVEQVKEIILRFDLKNEIKEFTRCLECNNLLTEVHKSDIENELPPMVKEIQNEFFQCPVCKRIFWKGSHYKKMKALIKKFWN, encoded by the coding sequence ATGATCCACAAAGCCTATTTTAGATTTTATGAAGAACTGAATGATTTCCTTCCAGCCGAAAAAAGAAAAATCAAATTCACTCACGAGTTCATAGACCAAACTTCTATTAAAGATATGATTGAATCTCTTGGTGTTCCTCATACGCAAATTGATCTTATTCTTGTTAATAGCTGCTCGGTTGATTTTGAATATTTAGTTCAGGATAAAGATGACATCAGTGTTTACCCGGTGTTTGAATCTATTGATATTTCTGGCATTCAACACCTTCGTAATAAACCATTAAGAGAGCCAAAGTTTATTCTGGATGTTCATCTTGGAAAGTTAGCCCGGCACTTAAGAATGCTTGGTATTGATGCGAGCTATCGGAATAATTTCCTTAAAGAAGAATTGGTAAATAGTTCTTTGGAAGAAAAAAGAACAATTCTTACTAAGGATAGAAATATTTTAAAGCGAAATGAAATTACTCACGGTTACTGGATTAGAAATGATAATCCAGTAGAACAAGTAAAAGAAATTATCCTGCGGTTCGATTTGAAAAATGAAATAAAGGAATTCACCCGCTGTCTGGAATGCAACAATTTACTTACAGAAGTACATAAATCTGATATTGAAAACGAACTGCCGCCAATGGTAAAAGAAATTCAAAATGAATTTTTCCAATGCCCGGTATGTAAAAGAATTTTTTGGAAAGGTTCACATTATAAAAAGATGAAAGCACTTATCAAAAAATTCTGGAATTGA